From the Paludibacterium paludis genome, one window contains:
- the dnaQ gene encoding DNA polymerase III subunit epsilon, with translation MRQIILDTETTGLEPSQGHRIIEIAGLEMVNRKMTGRHLHVYIHPDRDIDPDAERVHGISLDFLADKPRFAAVASDVEAFLRDAELIIHNAPFDVGFLNAEFQRVGVPPVAQLCAGVIDTLAMARDQFPGKRNNLDALCDRFDIDRSNRTLHGALIDCELLAEVYLSMTRGQESLAMDIDLDDGTNQDGGALHFERKPLRVVLPSAEELAAHEASLDALDKAVKGVCLWRRGTESQAGSGA, from the coding sequence ATGAGACAGATCATCCTCGATACGGAAACCACCGGTCTGGAACCGTCCCAGGGACACCGCATCATCGAAATCGCGGGTCTGGAGATGGTCAACCGCAAGATGACCGGGCGTCATCTTCACGTTTACATCCACCCGGACCGCGACATCGATCCGGACGCCGAGCGGGTGCACGGCATTTCGCTGGATTTTCTGGCGGACAAGCCGCGCTTCGCCGCCGTCGCCTCCGACGTCGAGGCGTTCTTGCGCGACGCGGAACTGATCATCCACAACGCGCCGTTCGACGTGGGCTTTCTCAATGCCGAGTTCCAGCGGGTCGGCGTGCCGCCGGTGGCGCAATTGTGCGCCGGCGTCATCGACACGCTGGCCATGGCGCGCGACCAGTTTCCCGGCAAGCGCAACAATCTGGACGCCTTGTGCGACCGCTTCGACATCGACCGCAGCAACCGCACGCTGCACGGCGCGCTGATCGACTGCGAGCTGTTGGCGGAAGTCTATCTGTCGATGACCCGCGGCCAGGAAAGCCTGGCCATGGACATCGATCTGGACGATGGCACCAATCAGGACGGCGGGGCGCTGCACTTCGAACGCAAACCCTTGCGCGTGGTGCTGCCGAGCGCCGAGGAACTGGCCGCGCACGAAGCCAGCCTCGACGCCCTGGACAAGGCCGTCAAGGGGGTCTGCCTGTGGCGGCGGGGGACGGAGTCTCAGGCGGGGAGCGGGGCATGA
- the rnhA gene encoding ribonuclease HI — MTDDIVEIYSDGACKGNPGPGGWGALLRFRGKEKTLFGGERDTTNNRMELMAAIEGLNALNRPCRVVLYTDSQYVMNGIREWIHNWKKRGWKTAAKEPVKNVDLWQRLDEARSRHDVEWVWVKGHAGHEFNERADALANRGVDSVIGKA; from the coding sequence ATGACTGACGATATCGTCGAGATTTACAGCGACGGCGCCTGCAAGGGCAACCCCGGCCCGGGCGGATGGGGCGCGCTGCTGCGCTTTCGCGGCAAGGAAAAGACCCTGTTCGGCGGCGAGCGGGATACCACCAACAACCGCATGGAACTGATGGCCGCGATCGAGGGCCTCAACGCCTTGAACCGCCCCTGCCGCGTGGTGCTCTATACCGACTCCCAGTACGTGATGAACGGCATCCGCGAATGGATCCACAACTGGAAAAAGCGCGGGTGGAAAACCGCCGCCAAGGAGCCGGTCAAGAACGTCGACCTGTGGCAGCGCCTCGACGAGGCGCGTTCCCGCCACGATGTCGAATGGGTGTGGGTCAAGGGCCACGCCGGACACGAATTCAATGAACGGGCCGACGCGCTGGCCAACCGCGGCGTCGACTCCGTGATCGGAAAAGCATGA
- the ispD gene encoding 2-C-methyl-D-erythritol 4-phosphate cytidylyltransferase, with product MTQRFVALVPAAGSGSRFGGPSPKQYLQLSGRPLMWHTLRTLASVPAIDRVVVVLSPSDEWFDDFEWDIPGLEVLRVGGATRAQTVASGLANLGLGARDWVLVHDAARCCLSVAAVERLIAEVADDEVGGLLAVPVPDTVKRSDAGGRVSSTLARSGLWLAQTPQMFRAGLLTDSLSGRLDESVTDEASAIERMGLRPRLVEGDAANFKVTWPRDLTLARAILDARKGG from the coding sequence ATGACGCAGCGTTTTGTCGCCCTGGTGCCGGCCGCCGGCTCGGGGTCGCGCTTTGGCGGTCCGAGCCCCAAGCAGTACCTGCAGCTGTCGGGACGGCCGCTGATGTGGCATACCCTGCGCACCCTCGCTTCGGTGCCGGCGATCGACCGGGTGGTCGTGGTGCTCAGCCCGTCGGACGAGTGGTTCGACGATTTCGAATGGGACATTCCCGGCCTTGAGGTGCTGCGTGTCGGCGGCGCCACCCGTGCCCAGACCGTGGCGTCGGGCCTCGCCAATCTGGGCCTCGGCGCCCGCGACTGGGTGCTGGTGCACGATGCGGCGCGCTGCTGTCTGTCCGTCGCGGCGGTCGAACGGCTGATCGCCGAAGTCGCCGACGACGAGGTCGGCGGGTTGCTGGCCGTGCCGGTGCCGGACACCGTCAAGCGCTCCGATGCCGGCGGACGCGTGAGCTCCACGCTGGCGAGGAGCGGGCTGTGGCTCGCCCAGACGCCGCAGATGTTCCGCGCCGGGCTGCTGACCGATTCGCTGTCGGGCCGGCTTGACGAGAGTGTGACCGACGAGGCGTCGGCGATCGAAAGAATGGGACTGCGTCCACGCCTGGTGGAAGGGGACGCCGCCAATTTCAAGGTGACCTGGCCGCGCGATCTGACGCTGGCGCGCGCCATACTGGACGCACGAAAAGGGGGATGA
- a CDS encoding putative 2-aminoethylphosphonate ABC transporter permease subunit, with translation MLTRRLAAEPWIARSMVMLWLGLLLLGLGLPLASLFSRALMTREGGFAGLGQIADVLSTPGLTGALGNSLLLAFTVSLLVVPLAFGFAWSLLHARVPGARVMRYLALSPLLAPSLMAAISLVYLFGNQGPFKSLVGGEGGLYGYPGLIVGEFFYTFPHALLILLTGLGASDGRLYDAARAMGAGAWRQFATITLPAARYALVSAFLVVFTLVITDYGVPKVVGGNVSVLAIEVYKQVVGQQNFERGAVVGLMLLLPALLASLAERVMASRQRATLTARSEPYRPAAAPLRDVFATGFVMLVALLLVALLGVGVVASFIRYWPYDLTLTIAHYGFEDVDGGWAAFANSLKMAGATALTGAVLVFLGACWSERLSVAEPARRLLRLMAMLSMAVPGLVLGIGYVFFFNHPANPLSFLYGGMALMVVCTVAHFYTTAHLTVVTALHQVDREFEAVAASLKVPFWVTVRRVTLPVCLPTIIDVARYFFVSAMTTVSALVFIVSPKVPLAAVSIIVMDDAGDTAAAAAMASLVVATSALVTVLFAALEWLLGRRLSRWRA, from the coding sequence ATGCTGACGCGCCGTCTCGCCGCCGAGCCGTGGATCGCCCGTTCCATGGTCATGCTCTGGCTGGGGCTGTTGCTGCTGGGCCTCGGTTTGCCGCTGGCCAGTCTGTTCTCCCGGGCGCTGATGACGCGGGAAGGCGGTTTCGCCGGGCTGGGGCAGATCGCCGACGTGTTGTCCACGCCGGGCTTGACCGGCGCGCTCGGCAACAGCCTGCTGCTCGCGTTCACCGTTTCGCTATTGGTGGTGCCGCTCGCTTTCGGCTTCGCCTGGTCGCTGCTGCACGCCCGCGTTCCCGGTGCGCGCGTCATGCGCTATCTTGCGCTGTCGCCGCTGCTGGCGCCGTCATTGATGGCGGCCATTTCGCTGGTCTACCTGTTCGGCAATCAGGGGCCTTTCAAATCGCTGGTGGGCGGCGAGGGGGGCTTGTATGGCTACCCCGGCCTGATCGTCGGCGAGTTTTTCTATACCTTTCCGCATGCCTTGCTGATCCTGCTGACCGGGCTTGGCGCGTCGGACGGACGTCTGTACGATGCCGCGCGGGCGATGGGCGCGGGCGCCTGGCGCCAGTTCGCCACCATCACGCTGCCGGCGGCGCGCTATGCGCTGGTGTCGGCGTTTCTTGTGGTGTTCACGCTGGTGATCACCGACTATGGTGTGCCCAAGGTGGTGGGCGGCAATGTCAGTGTGCTGGCCATCGAGGTTTACAAGCAGGTGGTCGGGCAGCAGAACTTCGAGCGGGGCGCCGTGGTGGGGTTGATGCTGCTGTTGCCCGCCCTGCTCGCTTCACTGGCGGAGCGGGTCATGGCGTCGCGCCAGCGCGCCACGCTGACAGCGCGCTCCGAACCCTACCGGCCCGCCGCCGCGCCGCTGCGCGACGTTTTCGCCACGGGTTTCGTCATGCTGGTGGCCCTCCTGCTCGTGGCGCTGCTCGGGGTCGGCGTGGTGGCGTCGTTCATCCGCTACTGGCCCTATGACCTGACGTTGACCATCGCGCATTACGGTTTCGAGGATGTGGACGGCGGGTGGGCGGCCTTCGCCAATTCCCTGAAAATGGCCGGCGCGACGGCGCTGACCGGCGCCGTGCTGGTGTTTTTGGGCGCCTGCTGGTCGGAGCGCCTGAGTGTGGCGGAGCCGGCGAGACGGCTGCTGCGCCTGATGGCGATGCTGTCGATGGCCGTGCCCGGCCTGGTGCTGGGGATCGGTTACGTGTTCTTCTTCAACCATCCGGCCAATCCGCTGTCCTTCCTCTATGGCGGCATGGCGCTGATGGTGGTGTGCACGGTGGCGCATTTTTACACGACGGCGCATTTGACGGTCGTGACGGCGCTCCATCAGGTGGACCGCGAATTCGAGGCGGTGGCCGCCTCGCTGAAAGTGCCGTTCTGGGTGACGGTGCGGCGCGTGACCTTGCCGGTCTGCCTGCCGACGATCATCGATGTGGCGCGCTACTTCTTCGTGTCGGCGATGACGACGGTGTCGGCGCTGGTGTTCATCGTGTCGCCCAAGGTGCCGCTGGCGGCCGTGTCGATCATCGTGATGGACGATGCCGGCGATACCGCCGCGGCGGCGGCGATGGCGTCTCTGGTGGTCGCCACGTCCGCGCTGGTGACGGTGCTGTTCGCCGCCCTCGAATGGCTGCTCGGGCGGCGCCTGTCGCGCTGGCGCGCCTAG
- the dtd gene encoding D-aminoacyl-tRNA deacylase — protein MRVLLQRVGRASVEVDGEVTGAIGAGLLLLVGIEEGDGEEDIAWLTRKISQLRVFGDDNGVMNRSVLETGGEVLAVSQFTLYASLKKGNRPSYSRAARPEISRPLFDRFVDAMSAAIGKPVPTGVFGADMSVSLVNDGPVTLWLDSRDPE, from the coding sequence ATGCGAGTGCTGTTGCAACGGGTCGGCCGGGCCTCGGTCGAGGTGGACGGGGAGGTGACCGGCGCGATCGGCGCCGGTTTGCTGCTTCTGGTGGGCATCGAGGAGGGCGACGGCGAGGAGGATATCGCCTGGTTGACCCGCAAGATCAGCCAGTTGAGGGTATTCGGCGACGACAACGGCGTGATGAACCGCTCGGTGCTGGAGACCGGCGGCGAGGTGCTGGCGGTCAGCCAGTTCACCCTGTACGCCAGCCTGAAAAAGGGCAACCGCCCATCCTACAGCCGCGCGGCGCGTCCCGAAATTTCGCGTCCGCTGTTCGACCGGTTCGTCGACGCCATGTCGGCCGCGATTGGCAAACCGGTGCCGACCGGAGTATTCGGGGCGGACATGAGCGTGTCGCTCGTCAATGACGGTCCGGTGACTTTGTGGCTTGACAGCCGCGACCCGGAGTAA
- a CDS encoding 2-hydroxyacid dehydrogenase has translation MRIAVFDTKPYDRQALEAANEKAGHDLVYFEPRLNRETLDLAHDIDAVCPFVNDRLDAAVIEALAAKGVKLITLRCAGYNGVDLAACDRHGIVVTRVPAYSPHAVAEHAFALIMTVVRRIHKAYVRVREMDFSLDGLVGFNLFGKTMGVVGTGRIGQAAIRIARGFGMKVLAFDVYPDPALASELGFDYVPMDELLARCDVVSLHLPLTATTRHLINERTLSIVKPGAVLINTSRGALIDTQALINALKDGRLAGVGLDVYEMEEGVFFENLSENGLQDDQLARLLTFPNALVTSHQGFLTREALANIAETTLGNASLFERGEPLPNRIHA, from the coding sequence ATGCGCATCGCCGTATTCGATACCAAGCCGTATGACCGGCAGGCCCTGGAGGCGGCCAACGAGAAGGCTGGCCACGATCTGGTCTACTTCGAGCCGCGCCTCAATCGGGAAACCCTGGATCTGGCCCACGATATCGATGCGGTCTGCCCCTTCGTCAACGACCGGCTCGACGCGGCGGTCATCGAAGCGCTGGCGGCCAAGGGGGTGAAACTCATCACACTGCGCTGCGCCGGGTATAACGGGGTGGATCTCGCCGCCTGCGACCGCCACGGCATTGTCGTCACGCGGGTGCCGGCCTATTCGCCGCACGCGGTGGCCGAACATGCCTTCGCGCTGATCATGACGGTGGTGCGCCGGATCCACAAGGCCTATGTCCGGGTACGCGAGATGGACTTCTCGCTGGACGGGCTGGTCGGCTTCAACCTGTTCGGCAAGACCATGGGCGTGGTCGGCACCGGACGCATCGGGCAGGCCGCGATCCGCATCGCGCGCGGCTTCGGCATGAAGGTGCTGGCCTTCGACGTGTACCCCGATCCCGCCCTGGCTTCGGAACTCGGATTCGATTATGTGCCGATGGACGAGCTGCTGGCGCGGTGCGATGTGGTCAGCCTGCATTTGCCGCTGACCGCCACGACCCGTCATCTCATCAATGAACGCACCCTGTCCATCGTCAAGCCCGGCGCCGTGCTGATCAATACCAGCCGGGGGGCGCTGATCGACACCCAGGCGCTGATCAACGCCCTGAAGGACGGGCGCCTTGCCGGCGTGGGGCTGGATGTCTACGAGATGGAGGAGGGGGTGTTTTTCGAGAACCTGTCCGAGAACGGGCTGCAGGACGACCAGTTGGCGCGGCTTCTGACCTTCCCCAACGCGCTGGTGACCTCGCATCAGGGTTTCCTCACGCGCGAGGCGCTGGCCAACATCGCCGAAACGACGCTGGGCAACGCCTCGCTGTTCGAGCGCGGCGAGCCCTTGCCCAACCGCATCCACGCCTGA
- the yaaA gene encoding peroxide stress protein YaaA, with the protein MLMVISPAKTLDYERPLPTDAFTLPRHLAHSAQLIDELKRLSPADIGRLMSISDKLSVLNAGRYQDWHPDFAPDNARQAVFAFMGDVYEGLDAASLGDPSLAWLQDHLAILSGLYGVLRPLDLMQPYRLEMGTRLATPRGKGLYAFWGDIITDTLNERLAEDDEPVLVNLASEEYFKSVRKASLKARIIVPVFQDLKGGQYKVISFHAKRARGLMARWAAEHRVADPHALLDFDSEGYRYDAAASDGDTWVFRRAG; encoded by the coding sequence ATGTTGATGGTGATTTCACCCGCCAAGACACTCGATTACGAACGCCCCCTGCCCACCGACGCCTTCACCCTGCCGCGGCACCTCGCGCACAGCGCTCAGTTGATCGATGAACTCAAGCGCTTGTCGCCGGCCGACATCGGCCGGTTGATGTCGATCAGCGACAAGCTTTCCGTGCTCAACGCCGGCCGCTATCAGGACTGGCATCCGGACTTCGCGCCGGACAACGCGCGCCAGGCCGTCTTCGCCTTCATGGGCGATGTCTACGAAGGACTGGACGCCGCGTCGCTCGGCGACCCGTCGCTTGCCTGGCTGCAGGACCATCTGGCCATCCTGTCCGGTCTTTACGGCGTGCTGCGCCCGCTTGACCTGATGCAGCCCTACCGCCTGGAAATGGGCACCCGGCTGGCCACACCGCGCGGCAAGGGGCTGTACGCCTTCTGGGGCGATATCATCACGGACACTCTCAACGAGCGGCTCGCCGAAGATGACGAACCGGTGCTGGTCAACCTCGCCTCGGAGGAGTACTTCAAGTCGGTGAGAAAAGCGTCGCTGAAGGCGAGGATCATCGTCCCGGTATTCCAGGACCTCAAGGGCGGGCAGTACAAGGTGATCAGTTTTCATGCGAAGCGGGCGCGCGGCCTGATGGCGCGCTGGGCGGCCGAGCACCGCGTCGCCGACCCGCATGCCCTGCTTGATTTCGACAGCGAAGGCTACCGCTACGACGCGGCGGCCTCCGATGGCGATACCTGGGTATTCCGACGCGCCGGCTGA
- a CDS encoding lytic transglycosylase codes for MIRTKPLALSLSLFFCAASPGFSAHAASGTETGVDEGMAAGLDMMLQNSSLLRNGDNVWQRIREGFQLPEVQPDIVRRQERLYAARPEVFKRSLDRGRKYLFHIINEVERRGMPTEIALLPIVESSFVPAATSRVGAAGLWQFMPMTGRQYGLEQTWWYDGRRDVLEATRAALDYLQTLYNQFGDWNLALAAYNWGEGNLSRSIARAQAAGQEITYENLRMPAETRNYAPKLIAVRNLLANPEKFGLRLDKLPNKPTFVAVSPGKHMDIAIAARLAGMSTGEFKELNPAFNLPVYAYKPGRQMLIPANRMETFEANLGKWNKPFLTWQVYTPAAGESIGEIAQKNGMSRSELMAVNRLSGDAAAGRPVLVAMRSPAADTPAIDTTDTALPERTLIAEASPRTEAPRDTTPDYARAVKVENPARVLVASAEPPHDPAFLKANLAAPASPATETPAPSATPGEHTVAAGDTLYNISRRYGMSVADLKTLNGLSEDVVRLGQTLKVREQPAPDVFKATPVKAETTAAATPATVTIKPSRTEYTVRRGDTVFSIAKRFGVNHTDLRRWNSGMKTARLQPGQRVIVQF; via the coding sequence ATGATCCGAACCAAACCGCTGGCCTTGTCGTTGTCATTGTTTTTTTGTGCCGCGTCTCCGGGATTCAGCGCCCACGCCGCATCCGGCACCGAGACGGGGGTCGACGAAGGCATGGCCGCCGGTCTGGACATGATGCTGCAGAACTCCAGCCTGCTGCGCAACGGCGACAATGTCTGGCAACGCATCAGGGAAGGGTTCCAGCTTCCGGAGGTGCAGCCGGACATCGTGCGCCGCCAGGAACGCCTCTACGCCGCGCGTCCCGAAGTGTTCAAGCGGTCGCTCGACCGCGGCCGCAAGTACCTGTTCCACATCATCAATGAAGTCGAGCGGCGCGGCATGCCGACCGAGATCGCGCTGCTGCCCATCGTGGAGAGCTCCTTCGTCCCGGCCGCGACCTCGCGGGTCGGCGCGGCCGGCCTGTGGCAGTTCATGCCGATGACCGGACGCCAGTACGGACTCGAGCAAACCTGGTGGTACGACGGACGGCGCGACGTGCTGGAGGCCACCCGCGCGGCGCTCGACTACCTGCAGACCCTGTACAACCAGTTCGGCGACTGGAACCTCGCGCTCGCCGCCTACAACTGGGGGGAGGGCAACCTCTCGCGCTCGATCGCCCGCGCCCAGGCCGCCGGCCAGGAGATCACCTACGAGAACCTGCGCATGCCGGCCGAGACGCGCAACTACGCGCCCAAACTCATCGCCGTGCGCAATCTGCTCGCCAACCCGGAAAAATTCGGTCTGCGCCTCGACAAGCTGCCCAACAAGCCGACCTTCGTGGCGGTCTCGCCGGGCAAGCACATGGATATCGCCATCGCCGCGCGTCTTGCCGGCATGTCGACGGGCGAATTCAAGGAACTCAACCCCGCCTTCAACCTGCCGGTGTACGCCTACAAACCGGGCCGCCAGATGCTGATTCCGGCCAACCGGATGGAAACCTTCGAGGCGAACCTCGGCAAATGGAACAAGCCGTTCCTGACCTGGCAGGTCTACACGCCCGCCGCCGGCGAGTCGATCGGCGAGATCGCCCAGAAAAACGGCATGAGCCGGAGCGAACTGATGGCGGTCAACCGTCTGAGCGGCGATGCGGCGGCGGGCCGCCCTGTGCTTGTCGCGATGCGCAGTCCGGCGGCCGACACGCCGGCCATCGACACCACCGACACCGCCCTGCCCGAACGCACCCTGATCGCCGAGGCCTCGCCGCGAACCGAAGCGCCGCGCGACACGACCCCCGACTATGCCCGGGCCGTGAAGGTCGAGAATCCGGCGCGCGTGCTCGTCGCGTCGGCCGAACCGCCGCATGACCCGGCCTTCCTGAAGGCGAACCTGGCCGCCCCGGCCTCTCCCGCCACCGAAACGCCGGCGCCGTCGGCCACTCCCGGCGAGCACACCGTGGCCGCCGGCGATACCCTCTACAACATTTCCCGCCGCTACGGCATGAGCGTCGCCGACCTGAAAACCCTGAACGGCCTGTCCGAGGACGTGGTACGGCTGGGTCAGACCCTCAAGGTACGCGAACAGCCCGCGCCCGATGTGTTCAAGGCCACACCGGTCAAGGCCGAAACCACGGCCGCGGCCACTCCGGCCACGGTCACGATCAAACCGTCGCGCACCGAATACACCGTTCGCCGCGGCGACACGGTGTTCAGCATCGCCAAGCGCTTCGGCGTCAACCACACCGACCTGCGCCGCTGGAACAGCGGCATGAAGACAGCGCGCCTGCAGCCTGGCCAGCGCGTCATCGTGCAGTTCTGA
- the gloB gene encoding hydroxyacylglutathione hydrolase, whose amino-acid sequence MNISAVRAFKDNYIWVLEQDGRAVAVDPGDAAPLERHLDRHGLELDAVLITHHHADHTGGLPALAATRPGLPVFGPGSVAGVTRPVSDGGTFALLGERFSVLAIPGHTLDHLGYLTGRHLFCGDTLFGAGCGRIFEGTAEMMHRSLTRLVALPDDTLAYPAHEYTLANLAFALAIEPGNPALRQRLEDDSARRERGEATLPTSLAREKLTNPFLRPGEPAVRESAQRVAGYAPTGDAAVFAVLRDWKNRF is encoded by the coding sequence ATGAACATCAGCGCCGTGCGCGCCTTCAAGGACAACTATATCTGGGTGCTCGAGCAGGACGGCCGGGCCGTCGCCGTCGATCCGGGCGACGCCGCCCCCCTGGAGCGCCATCTGGACCGGCACGGTCTCGAACTGGACGCCGTCCTGATCACCCATCACCACGCCGATCACACGGGCGGCCTCCCGGCCCTCGCCGCGACGCGCCCGGGCCTGCCGGTGTTCGGGCCGGGATCCGTTGCCGGGGTCACCCGTCCGGTGTCCGACGGCGGTACGTTCGCCCTGCTTGGCGAGCGTTTCTCGGTTCTGGCGATACCCGGTCATACCCTCGATCACCTGGGCTACCTGACCGGCCGTCACCTGTTTTGCGGCGACACGTTGTTCGGCGCGGGCTGCGGACGGATCTTCGAAGGCACCGCCGAAATGATGCACCGCTCGCTGACGCGCCTTGTCGCGCTGCCGGACGATACCCTAGCCTACCCGGCGCACGAATATACGCTCGCCAACCTCGCTTTCGCCCTCGCCATCGAACCTGGCAACCCCGCGCTGCGCCAGCGGCTGGAGGATGACAGCGCGCGGCGCGAGCGTGGCGAGGCGACACTGCCCACCTCCCTCGCTCGCGAGAAACTCACCAATCCGTTCCTGCGCCCGGGCGAACCCGCGGTGCGGGAAAGCGCGCAACGCGTCGCGGGCTACGCGCCGACCGGGGACGCCGCGGTGTTCGCCGTGCTTCGCGACTGGAAAAACCGCTTCTGA
- a CDS encoding ectonucleotide pyrophosphatase/phosphodiesterase, protein MKRILLCLSAVSAALCAPVSAFATEAGRPAPVLLVSIDGFRADYLARGLTPNIARLALDGVGSAGMRPSFPSSTFPNHYTLVTGRYPDHHGIVNNTMRDPARPGAVFKLSDRAAVTDPFWWEGATPLWVSAQRQGKVAATMFWPGSETPIHGVLPDEWLRYDAAMPYSTRVDTVLSWLSREPGRRPDFATLYFEGVDSAGHEHGPDSPQVGKALEDADAAVGRLLDGLQRAGLKDRVNLLIVADHGMAAVDPDHAIELDKRADPNDMDVINSGAVAGVDPKPGKEERVLQALSAPMNHGRCMAKSALPASLHYGGHARVPAIVCIADPGWYFTAKGKFAGKGTIGMHGYDPAAREMNALFVAHGPAFRKGVTLPAFGNVDLYPLMARLVGIHPEPNDGNAATFDAALTPVD, encoded by the coding sequence ATGAAACGTATCCTCCTTTGCCTGAGCGCCGTGTCCGCCGCTCTTTGCGCTCCGGTCTCCGCTTTCGCGACGGAAGCGGGCCGTCCCGCGCCCGTGCTCCTGGTCTCCATCGATGGCTTCCGGGCCGACTACCTGGCGCGCGGACTGACACCGAACATCGCGCGGCTGGCGCTCGACGGCGTCGGCAGCGCCGGCATGCGGCCGTCCTTCCCTTCCTCGACGTTTCCCAATCACTACACGCTGGTGACCGGGCGCTATCCGGATCATCACGGCATCGTCAACAACACCATGCGCGATCCCGCGCGGCCGGGCGCGGTGTTCAAGCTGTCCGACCGCGCGGCGGTGACCGACCCGTTCTGGTGGGAAGGCGCGACGCCGCTGTGGGTGAGCGCGCAACGCCAGGGCAAGGTCGCCGCCACCATGTTCTGGCCGGGCAGCGAGACCCCGATTCACGGTGTGCTGCCCGACGAATGGCTGCGCTACGACGCCGCGATGCCCTACTCCACGCGGGTCGACACGGTGCTGTCCTGGTTGTCGCGCGAACCGGGCCGGCGCCCGGACTTCGCGACACTCTATTTCGAAGGGGTCGATTCGGCCGGGCACGAACACGGCCCGGATTCACCGCAGGTCGGCAAGGCCCTGGAGGACGCCGACGCGGCGGTCGGCCGCCTGCTCGACGGACTTCAGCGGGCGGGACTGAAAGACCGCGTCAATCTCCTGATCGTCGCCGATCACGGCATGGCCGCCGTCGATCCGGATCACGCGATCGAACTGGACAAGCGGGCCGACCCCAATGATATGGACGTCATCAATAGCGGAGCGGTGGCCGGCGTGGACCCGAAACCCGGCAAGGAAGAGCGGGTGCTGCAAGCCTTGAGCGCGCCGATGAACCATGGCCGCTGCATGGCCAAGTCCGCCCTGCCCGCCTCGCTGCATTACGGCGGCCACGCCCGCGTGCCGGCCATCGTCTGCATCGCCGACCCCGGATGGTACTTCACGGCGAAAGGCAAGTTCGCCGGCAAGGGGACCATCGGCATGCACGGCTACGATCCGGCCGCGCGGGAAATGAACGCCCTGTTCGTCGCGCACGGCCCCGCCTTCAGGAAGGGCGTGACGCTGCCGGCCTTCGGCAACGTCGATCTGTATCCGCTGATGGCCCGGCTCGTGGGCATCCATCCCGAACCCAACGACGGCAACGCCGCCACCTTCGACGCCGCGCTGACGCCGGTCGACTAG
- a CDS encoding class I SAM-dependent methyltransferase, producing MRTFSEWLHQSELGAYLLKRESAWYDRAVADVFGYRAVQVGLPALDFLRENRIPWQCRAADEGGGHIVCDPTQLPFDSASLDLLLLPHVLDFSSDPHGVLREAERVLVPEGRLMLTGFNPMSLWGVRRMIQGRADAPWSGNFLTLARVKDWFRLMELEPEGGAFMAYAPPFSRADWLRQFDFMEAAGDRWWPLAAGVYAIDAVKRRRGMRLITPRWRAASATKKLLAAGGNDRHPVSRNNDGQT from the coding sequence ATGAGAACGTTTTCCGAATGGCTGCACCAGTCCGAGCTTGGCGCCTATCTGCTCAAGCGCGAGTCGGCCTGGTACGACCGTGCCGTGGCCGACGTGTTCGGCTATCGCGCCGTGCAGGTCGGCCTGCCGGCACTGGATTTCCTGCGGGAAAACCGCATTCCCTGGCAGTGCCGCGCCGCCGACGAAGGTGGCGGCCATATTGTCTGCGATCCCACGCAACTGCCGTTCGACAGCGCGAGTCTCGATCTTTTGCTCCTGCCCCATGTGCTCGACTTCTCGTCCGATCCCCATGGCGTGCTGCGCGAGGCCGAGCGCGTTCTGGTTCCGGAAGGCCGGCTGATGCTGACCGGCTTCAACCCGATGTCGCTGTGGGGCGTTCGCCGCATGATCCAGGGGCGCGCCGATGCGCCCTGGAGTGGCAATTTCCTGACCCTCGCGCGCGTCAAGGACTGGTTCCGGCTGATGGAACTCGAACCCGAGGGCGGGGCTTTCATGGCCTACGCTCCGCCTTTCAGCCGCGCGGACTGGTTGCGCCAGTTCGATTTCATGGAAGCCGCCGGCGACCGCTGGTGGCCGCTGGCGGCCGGCGTTTACGCGATCGACGCGGTCAAGCGCCGGCGCGGCATGCGCCTGATCACTCCGCGCTGGCGAGCGGCCAGCGCGACCAAGAAACTTCTCGCGGCCGGAGGCAACGACCGCCATCCGGTATCGCGCAACAATGATGGACAGACATGA